Proteins encoded in a region of the Eschrichtius robustus isolate mEscRob2 chromosome 16, mEscRob2.pri, whole genome shotgun sequence genome:
- the POM121C gene encoding nuclear envelope pore membrane protein POM 121C: MSPPASAAGGGDRRRPLASVRDGRGRGWGCGGPAGAALLVLSLLGLVLYLVPAAAALAWLAVGATAAWWGLSREPRGSRAFSLVRNARRQRTLLASPPAKSAVNGNLLEPRSLLEGPDPAELLLLGSYLGKPGPPQPAPAPESRDLRERPGRRPPARTAPPAQSAHPRGVQVHPFLPTPLLRSSRRPSHRDCGTLSHRFVITPRRRYPIQQTQYSLLGVLPTVCWNGYHKKTVLSARNSKMVCSPVTVRIAPPDSKLTRSPIREQVINSTLSSPSTSAPDPCAKETVLNALKERKKRTVEEEDQIFADGQENKRRRHDSSGSGHSAFEPLVANGAPASFVPKPGSLKRGLNSQSSDDHSNKRSRTSSMSSLTSTYTGGIPSSSRNAITSSYSSTRGLSQLWKRSGPSSSPFSSPASSRSQTPERPAKKIREEELSHHSSSSTPLVTDKESQGEKVADKTTWKKQNSWNSPSTPGSSGQRKRKVQLLPSRRGDQLTLPPPPQLGYSITAEDLDLEKKASLQWFNKVLEDKTDAASDSVTENPPTSQSSFTFTLPAAGTASSPTSLPAPSTNPLLESLKKMQNSPGLTSLPESAGVATTVAHSPPKTPSPLAPPGSSESAPLPGTSSDSKSTTTFLGLTPASSPGPVTDATKSPPDPQAETSAKSQAPSAPSPSPKQSILFGMLSTPPANPPASVAPAVSSASPMFKPIFVVPPKSENEGPLPSSPSKVTAAASSSSAIPTTTSSPPLTFKPIFSNMGPPASMPMLTPFFKQTATPATSTSAPLFSGQASATSAVVSMTTASTSADSAPKPAFSFGVCTVTSTLGSVTSTTASASQPFLFGTPPASGASFAPAVGPIFQFGKPPAMPASTAVATFGQSLPSAAQTAPSGGSSSTSSFSGFGGTLTASAPVTGSQSTLTFSSTTAPAFNIPFGSSAKPPLPSYPGADPQPAFGAVEGQQQGAAKSALVPSFGSSFTFGNSAAPAPTAAPAPTLAQPAFGGTAQSAFSGLKGTASAFGTPASTQPAFGGTTAAFSFGAATTSGFGATTQTASSGTSSSVFGSTTPSPFTFGGSAAPAGGGGFGVSAATPGTSSASGAFGFGAGQSGTTGSTTPFGGGLSQNSLGAPSQSTPFAFNVASTPDSKPVFGGTSTPAFGQNTPAPGVGASGSSLSFGASSTPAQGFVGVGPFGSAAPSFSIGAGSKTPGARQRLQARRQHTRKK, encoded by the exons ATGTCTCCGCCGGCTTCGGCGGCTGGAGGAGGTGACCGGCGGCGGCCGTTAGCGAGTGTCAGGGACggccggggccggggctggggctgcggcGGGCCGGCTGGGGCGGCGCTTCTCGTCCTGTCGCTGCTCGGCCTCGTGCTGTACCTGGTGCCGGCGGCGGCTGCGCTGGCCTGGCTGGCTGTGGGGGCTACCGCGGCCTGGTGGGGACTGAGCCGCGAACCCCGGGGTTCGCGCGCCTTCTCGCTGGTTCGGAACGCCAGGCGTCAGCGAACACTGCTCGCCTCGCCTCCGGCCAAGTCGGCAGTAAACGGAAATCTTCTAGAGCCGCGGAGCCTGCTGGAAGGACCCGACCCCGCTGAACTGCTCCTCTTGGGCAGTTACCTGGGCAAGCCTGGCCCCCCGCAGCCTGCCCCCGCCCCGGAGAGCAGGGACCTGCGGGAGAGGCCGGGCCGACGCCCACCCGCCCGCACCGCGCCGCCCGCTCAGTCGGCGCATCCCCGTGGCGTTCAAGTtcaccccttcctccccactcctctcCTCCGATCCTCTAGGAGGCCTTCCCACCG GGATTGTGGGACTTTATCACATCGGTTTGTAATAACACCTCGAAGAAGATATCCAATTCAACAGACCCAATACTCCTTGCTGGGGGTGCTTCCCACTGTATGCTGGAATGGTTATCACAAGAAGACTGTGCTGTCTGCTCGTAATTCCAAAATGGTGTGCAGTCCAGTGACAGTGAGGATTGCTCCTCCAGATAGCAAACTGACTCGTTCTCCGAT ACGAGAGCAAGTTATCAACTCAACACTGTCCTCACCATCAACTAGTGCCCCAGACCCATGTGCAAAGGAGACCGTACTGAATGCCctcaaagagaggaagaaaaggacagTGGAGGAGGAAGACCAAATATTTGCTGATGgccaggaaaataaaagaag GCGCCATGATAGCAGTGGGAGCGGACATTCAGCATTTGAGCCCCTGGTGGCCAATGGAGCCCCTGCTTCTTTTGTGCCTAA GCCTGGGTCTCTGAAGAGAGGTCTCAATTCCCAGAGCTCAGATGATCACTCGAATAAGAGATCCCGCACCTCTTCTATGAGCTCCTTGACAAGCACGTACACAGGTGGCATCCCTAGCTCCAGCCGCAATGCCATTACCAGTTCCTACAGTTCTACTCGAGGTCTCTCTCAG CTGTGGAAGAGGAGTGGTCCCAGTTCATCTCCCTTCTCTAGCCCAGCCTCATCCCGCTCCCAGACACCAGAGAGGCCAGCAAAGAAAATAAG AGAAGAGGAGCTTTCTCATCATTCTAGTTCTTCAACTCCATTGGTAACAGACAAGGAGTCCCAGGGAGAAAAGG ttgcagaTAAAACCACATGGAAGAAACAGAACTCGTGGAATTCCCCATCAACACCTGGCAGCTCTGGGCAGCGTAAACGGAAGGTTCAGTTGCTGCCCTCCAGGCGAGGGGACCAGCTGACCTTG CCTCCACCTCCCCAGCTTGGTTATTCAATCACTGCTGAAGACTTAGACTTGGAAAAGAAAGCTTCTTTACAGTGGTTTAACAAGGTCTTGGAGGATAAGACCG aTGCTGCCTCAGACTCTGTCACGGAGAACCCACCTACCAGTCAGTCTTCTTTCACTTTTACCCTGCCTGCTGCTGGGACTGCTTCATCCCcaacctccctcccagccccaagcACGAACCCACTGCTGGAGAGCTTGAAGAAGATGCAGAATTCCCCGGGCCTAACATCCCTCCCCG AATCTGCTGGCGTGGCAACCACTGTGGCCCATTCGCCTCCGAAGACACCCAGCCCTCTGGCCCCTCCGGGCTCTTCAGAGTCAGCACCCCTTCCAGGCACCTCCTCAGACTCCAAATCCACCACCACTTTCTTGGGGCTGACCCCTGCTTCTTCCCCAGGACCAGTCACTGACGCCACCAAGTCACCTCCAGACCCTCAGGCTGAGACATCTGCCAAATCCCAAGCCCCGTCCGCCCCGTCTCCCAGCCCCAAGCAGAGTATTCTGTTTGGAATGCTGAGCACCCCACCTGCTAACCCTCCTGCCTCTGTGGCCCCTGCTGTGTCTTCAGCATCTCCCATGTTCAAGCCCATTTTTGTGGTCCCACCTAAAAGCGAGAATGAGGGCCCCTTGCCCTCTAGCCCTTCCAAGGTCACAGCCGCAGCATCTTCCAGCTCAGCCATCCCCACGACGACCAGCAGCCCACCCCTCACTTTCAAGCCTATCTTTAGCAACATGGGGCCGCCTGCATCCATGCCCATGTTAACACCCTTCTTCAAGCAAACAGCTACTCCAGCCACTAGCACGAGCGCCCCTCTCTTCAGCGGCCAGGCCAGCGCCACCTCCGCAGTGGTGTCCATGACCACAGCCAGCACCTCCGCGGACTCCGCTCCGAAGCCCGCGTTCAGCTTCGGTGTGTGCACCGTGACCAGCACCCTGGGCAGTGTGACTAGCACCACCGCTTCCGCCTCCCAGCCCTTCCTCTTTGGGACTCCCCCTGCTTCCGGTGCCAGCTTCGCCCCCGCCGTGGGCCCCATATTCCAATTTGGCAAGCCTCCCGCCATGCCCGCTTCAACAGCAGTCGCCACCTTTGGCCAGTCCCTTCCCAGTGCCGCCCAGACAGCCCccagcggcggcagcagcagcacgTCCAGCTTTAGTGGCTTTGGCGGCACCCTCACCGCCTCAGCCCCGGTCACCGGCAGCCAGTCCACGCTGACGTTCAGTAGCACCACCGCCCCAGCGTTCAACATTCCCTTCGGCTCGAGCGCCAAGCCGCCTCTCCCGTCCTACCCAGGAGCCGACCCCCAACCCGCCTTCGGGGCTGTGGAGGGGCAGCAGCAGGGGGCTGCCAAGTCGGCGCTCGTCCCCAGCTTCGGCAGCTCTTTCACTTTTGGAAACTCTGCAGCCCCGGCCCCGACTGCGGCCCCAGCGCCAACCCTGGCCCAGCCAGCCTTTGGCGGCACCGCGCAGTCGGCCTTCAGTGGTCTGAAGGGCACGGCCTCTGCCTTCGGCACCCCTGCCAGCACCCAGCCAGCCTTTGGCGGCACCACAGCTGCCTTCTCCTTCGGTGCAGCCACCACCTCTGGCTTTGGCGCTACAACCCAGACCGCCAGCAGTGGGACCAGTAGCTCAGTGTTCGGCAGCACGACACCATCGCCCTTCACGTTTGGGGGATCGGCAGCCCCAGCCGGCGGCGGGGGCTTTGGGGTCAGTGCGGCCACCCCAGGCACCAGCTCTGCCTCTGGAGCGTTCGGCTTTGGAGCAGGACAGAGTGGGACCACTGGCAGCACGACCCCTTTCGGGGGAGGCTTGAGTCAGAACAGCTTGGGCGCGCCCAGCCAGAGCACACCCTTTGCCTTCAACGTGGCCAGCACGCCGGACAGCAAACCTGTGTTTGGAG GCACCTCCACACCCGCCTTTGGTCAGAACACCCCTGCCCCTGGGGTGGGCGCATCAGGCAGCAGCCTCTCCTTTGGGGCGTCCTCAACACCCGCCCAAGGCTTTGTCGGAGTTGGACCTTTCG